A segment of the Deltaproteobacteria bacterium genome:
ATCTATCTGAAATAAATTGCGAAGCCGGATAACGCGGTGCGTGATTTAGTGCACAAACAAAAGTCGCGCATAAGAGTTTTTTGAATAGGCCACATATCTTCTGTTGCCTATCGGAAGCTGCTGTCTTATACGTGGTTCATGAGCGTGGACGTCTGGAAGCAGTTCGACCAGAACCTCATCTCGCACTCCGTGGCCCACCACCTGGTCACGATCGCTGCCCTTCGGGAGCGGCACGGCTACGCCCGAGTCTCCGACGTGGCCAAGTCGCTCAACATCACGCGAGGCAGCGCCTCTCTGACGCTCAAGGCGCTCAAGCAGCGCGGGCTGGTGCAGGAGGACGAGAATCGTTTTCTCTTGCTGAGCGAGGTGGGCGAGGCGATCGCGCGGGCGGTGCAGGCCAAGCAGGTCGTACTCCGGCGATTCCTGGAAGAGGTGTTGCAGGTGCCCACGGCCAGCGCCGAGATCGACACGTGCAAGATCGAGCACCTGCTGAGCAACGTCACGGTGCGACGGCTGGCCGCCTTACTTCGCTTCCTCGAGTCCGGTGACCCCGCGGCGCGTGCTTTCCTGCCGAGCTGGGAGCGCTTCGCGAAACCGTGCACCACCGATCCCTCCACCTGCGCCGCGTGCGCCGAGGGCTGCGTCTGCGAGCTCCTCGATCGCGGCGATACGCTGGCGGGCGAGGCTCTGCAATCGGTCTGCGACCACTCACACCCTGATGGGAGTTCGAGCTGATGAACGCCTCAGTCTTGCGGCGGCCGCGGGCCGGCACGGGCGACCCTCTCTCCGGGCCGCGCCTCGTACAGGGGGCCCCGCAACGGGCCCTCACGGAGGACCTGCGTTGCGATTGCGGCAATCTGCTCGCGCGCCTCCTGGCGGGGGAGATCGAGCTCAAGTGCCGGCGGTGC
Coding sequences within it:
- a CDS encoding metal-dependent transcriptional regulator, which encodes MSVDVWKQFDQNLISHSVAHHLVTIAALRERHGYARVSDVAKSLNITRGSASLTLKALKQRGLVQEDENRFLLLSEVGEAIARAVQAKQVVLRRFLEEVLQVPTASAEIDTCKIEHLLSNVTVRRLAALLRFLESGDPAARAFLPSWERFAKPCTTDPSTCAACAEGCVCELLDRGDTLAGEALQSVCDHSHPDGSSS